The Myxococcus fulvus genome has a window encoding:
- a CDS encoding ATP-grasp domain-containing protein, with translation MKVTLLSRSASIPSTRRLVEAGRARGHQLRVLNPLRVQMHLDGGGSATLYYDRKKLAPTDVVLPRIAQSINTYGLAVVNQFALHGVPLVNHAQAIAQSRSKMRSLQLLSAHGIDIPATVMARDAAQLKEMVGLVGGVPVLVKLLQGQEKHGVMVCESLQSLEAALEAVLGLGHNLVMQEYVKSTSQDVRVLVVGGKAIAAVRRRPRPGRLAHTLIKGARLEEMELSPGQRATAEKATRLVGLEVAAVDLLDVQGQSKVFEVNSSPALPEMEAVTGMDLATPIIIRAEELVAGAEPVSMPDLLPPRPLASAVVPAPRKKRASRTPRSGSEGA, from the coding sequence ATGAAAGTCACCCTTCTCTCGCGCTCCGCTTCCATTCCGTCCACCCGACGTCTTGTCGAGGCGGGGCGCGCGAGGGGGCATCAGCTCCGCGTTCTCAACCCTCTCCGGGTGCAGATGCATCTGGATGGAGGGGGGAGCGCCACCCTCTACTACGACCGCAAGAAGCTGGCGCCCACGGACGTGGTGCTGCCGCGCATCGCCCAGTCCATCAACACCTATGGCCTGGCGGTGGTGAACCAGTTCGCACTGCACGGCGTGCCGCTGGTGAACCACGCGCAGGCCATCGCCCAGTCGCGCAGCAAGATGCGCTCGCTGCAGCTGTTGTCCGCGCACGGCATCGACATCCCGGCCACGGTGATGGCGCGCGACGCCGCCCAGCTCAAGGAGATGGTGGGCCTGGTGGGCGGTGTCCCCGTCCTCGTGAAGCTGCTGCAGGGGCAGGAGAAGCACGGGGTGATGGTGTGCGAGAGCCTCCAGTCCCTGGAGGCCGCGCTCGAGGCGGTGCTCGGCCTGGGGCACAACCTGGTGATGCAGGAGTACGTGAAGAGCACCAGCCAGGACGTGCGCGTGCTGGTGGTGGGCGGCAAGGCGATCGCTGCCGTCCGCAGGCGTCCTCGTCCAGGCCGGCTCGCGCACACGCTCATCAAGGGCGCGCGCCTGGAGGAGATGGAGCTGTCCCCGGGGCAGCGGGCCACGGCGGAGAAGGCCACCCGGCTGGTGGGCTTGGAGGTCGCGGCCGTGGACCTCCTGGACGTGCAGGGCCAGTCCAAGGTCTTCGAGGTGAACAGCTCTCCCGCGCTGCCGGAGATGGAGGCGGTGACGGGCATGGACCTGGCCACCCCCATCATCATCCGGGCCGAGGAACTGGTCGCGGGCGCGGAGCCTGTGTCGATGCCGGACCTGCTCCCACCGCGTCCGCTCGCGAGTGCCGTCGTCCCGGCGCCGCGAAAGAAGCGCGCGAGCCGTACGCCGCGGAGCGGCTCGGAGGGCGCGTGA
- the cglB gene encoding adventurous gliding motility lipoprotein CglB: protein MRAKLNLLSLSALALGALAGVVTGCQSYDFEPVEPLAIAQTTVEETITALSSKPNIMLLVDISGSMTLPVRPDEPTCMVRDSQGATVLCGYENGCPTTTCPTRWTELQGAVPQFLTNSGPYVRFALTTYPEASTGSGVAACTKPTVSSVRKGLPVVEDDASLLEHANSINTLIQAIPNKGTGQPVGGTPTSGSLTFVGSLDGLKDPDRKNFVILLTDGLPNCNEANEFSGAENPLQCKCTIANNGCGTAGVPFERRGCLDTNESVKAVQALKDSGVTTIVIGFGAETASGDGPAVLQAMAAAGGFARSCADDPNACGRNDTCIAATGLCSRTFYQAGNQEELADALERISKEVVNPEPCLIPLKGPQLPSNPKLIVVYVEDERLQPGDGTWSLTDNGVLFNGATCDRIKNSRPEDPIKIEIRAIRQR from the coding sequence ATGCGCGCCAAGTTGAACCTCCTGAGCCTGAGCGCCCTTGCTCTGGGCGCCCTCGCAGGCGTCGTCACGGGCTGTCAGTCCTACGACTTCGAGCCGGTGGAGCCGCTCGCCATCGCGCAGACGACGGTCGAGGAGACCATCACGGCCCTGTCGAGCAAGCCCAACATCATGCTGTTGGTGGACATCTCCGGCTCGATGACGTTGCCGGTTCGTCCGGACGAGCCGACGTGCATGGTGCGTGACAGCCAGGGCGCGACGGTGCTGTGCGGCTACGAGAACGGGTGCCCGACGACCACGTGCCCCACGCGCTGGACCGAGTTGCAGGGCGCCGTGCCCCAGTTCCTCACGAACAGTGGCCCGTATGTGCGCTTCGCGCTGACGACCTACCCCGAGGCCTCGACGGGCTCGGGTGTGGCGGCCTGCACCAAGCCGACGGTGAGCTCGGTGCGCAAGGGCCTTCCGGTCGTCGAGGACGACGCGTCCCTGCTCGAGCACGCCAACTCCATCAACACCCTCATCCAGGCGATCCCCAACAAGGGGACGGGGCAGCCGGTGGGTGGTACGCCCACGAGTGGCAGCTTGACGTTCGTCGGGAGCCTGGATGGGCTGAAGGACCCGGACCGCAAGAACTTCGTCATCCTCCTGACGGACGGTCTGCCCAACTGCAACGAGGCCAACGAGTTCTCCGGCGCCGAGAATCCCCTGCAGTGCAAGTGCACCATCGCCAACAACGGCTGTGGAACGGCGGGTGTGCCGTTCGAGCGGCGCGGTTGCCTGGACACGAACGAGTCCGTCAAGGCGGTTCAGGCGCTGAAGGACTCGGGCGTGACGACCATCGTCATCGGCTTCGGCGCCGAGACGGCCTCGGGTGACGGCCCCGCGGTGCTGCAGGCCATGGCGGCGGCCGGTGGCTTCGCCCGCTCCTGCGCGGATGACCCCAATGCGTGTGGTCGCAACGACACCTGCATCGCGGCCACGGGCCTGTGCAGCCGGACCTTCTACCAGGCCGGCAACCAGGAGGAGCTCGCGGACGCCCTGGAGCGCATCAGCAAGGAGGTCGTCAATCCCGAGCCCTGCCTGATTCCCCTGAAGGGACCGCAGCTGCCGTCCAACCCCAAGCTCATCGTCGTCTACGTCGAGGACGAGCGGCTCCAGCCGGGGGACGGGACGTGGAGCCTCACGGACAATGGCGTGCTCTTCAACGGCGCCACGTGCGACCGCATCAAGAACTCGCGCCCGGAAGATCCCATCAAGATCGAGATCCGCGCCATCCGTCAGCGCTGA
- a CDS encoding HEAT repeat domain-containing protein, with protein sequence MLGTGLLATSAGSALAYSRGAGEPPPTATPPRDLRAQVESLLDASQGTPRDEQLRRLGPQAVPVLSSLVMDGSAPSTRRARAVASLALVDPTQSAHSIQEVLEDARAPADVRASAAGALARCLGIDAIPPLSARLTDQEEPVREAVALALGRLGGQQVRQALEERLPLEERPLVREALQRGLSLAEP encoded by the coding sequence GTGCTCGGTACCGGACTGCTGGCCACCTCCGCTGGCTCCGCGCTGGCCTACTCCCGAGGCGCTGGCGAGCCTCCTCCCACGGCCACGCCTCCTCGCGACCTGCGCGCGCAGGTGGAGTCACTGCTCGATGCGTCCCAGGGAACACCGCGCGACGAGCAGCTCCGACGGCTCGGTCCCCAGGCCGTGCCTGTCCTCAGCTCGCTGGTGATGGATGGCTCCGCGCCCTCGACGCGGCGGGCCCGGGCCGTGGCCTCGCTCGCGCTGGTGGACCCGACGCAGAGCGCGCACTCCATCCAGGAGGTCCTGGAGGATGCACGCGCTCCGGCGGACGTTCGCGCGAGCGCCGCGGGCGCCCTGGCGCGCTGTCTGGGGATCGACGCCATTCCTCCTCTCTCCGCTCGCCTCACGGATCAGGAGGAGCCCGTGCGGGAGGCCGTCGCCCTGGCGCTCGGACGGCTCGGCGGGCAGCAGGTCCGACAGGCACTCGAGGAACGACTCCCCCTGGAGGAGCGTCCGCTCGTGCGCGAGGCGCTCCAACGCGGCCTCAGCCTCGCGGAGCCGTGA
- a CDS encoding HAD family hydrolase yields the protein MGSMRPTVLLFDIDGTLITTGGAGRRAMDRAFEQLHGRRDACDSFHMSGMTDRGIVRKALRVIGVEDTEAAIDAGIAAYLTHLEDEVRKVDAQRYLVYPGMKEAVQAARGLEGFAVGLGTGNVRAGARVKLERVGIHDQFAFGGFGCDHEDRVELIRRGAEAGAALLGVPREECRVVIIGDTPKDVDAALGIGAECIGVGTGTFTAEALLTAGAHAAFADFSHRDALPTLLGRS from the coding sequence ATGGGGTCCATGCGTCCCACGGTCCTCCTGTTCGATATCGATGGCACCCTCATCACCACTGGCGGCGCGGGCCGCCGCGCCATGGACCGTGCCTTCGAGCAGCTCCACGGCCGCCGCGATGCGTGCGACTCGTTCCACATGTCCGGCATGACGGACCGGGGCATCGTGCGGAAGGCCCTGCGCGTCATCGGCGTCGAGGACACCGAAGCGGCCATCGACGCGGGCATCGCCGCCTACCTCACGCACCTGGAGGACGAGGTGCGGAAGGTCGATGCGCAGCGCTACCTCGTCTATCCCGGCATGAAGGAGGCCGTACAGGCGGCGCGTGGCCTCGAGGGCTTCGCGGTGGGCCTGGGGACCGGCAACGTGCGCGCGGGCGCTCGCGTGAAGCTGGAGCGCGTCGGCATCCATGACCAGTTCGCCTTCGGTGGCTTCGGCTGCGACCACGAGGACCGCGTGGAGCTCATCCGCAGGGGCGCGGAGGCGGGCGCGGCCCTGCTCGGTGTGCCTCGCGAGGAGTGCCGGGTGGTCATCATCGGCGACACGCCCAAGGACGTCGACGCGGCCCTGGGCATCGGCGCCGAGTGCATCGGCGTGGGGACCGGGACCTTCACCGCCGAGGCCCTGTTGACGGCCGGCGCCCACGCGGCCTTCGCCGACTTCTCGCACCGCGACGCCCTTCCGACCCTGCTCGGCCGTAGCTGA